Proteins from a genomic interval of Sphingobacterium sp. SYP-B4668:
- a CDS encoding methylated-DNA--[protein]-cysteine S-methyltransferase, whose product METQHHADFQRIAEAITYIKCHFKEQPSLDQIADHVHVSPSHFQRMFTNWAGTTPKKFLQYISIEHAKKVLRVDQQSTLFDTAYETGLSSTSRLHDLFIGIEGMTPAEYKHGGRNLQIKFSFKESPFGRLIVASTNKGICFIGFVEDNKDGLWQLSSRFPNARTIEEQDPMHDQVLSFFQQDWTQLPQIKLHLKGTDFQLKVWEALLKIPVGRLSTYGMIADGLGNPKASRAVGTAIGSNPIAYLIPCHRVIQSTGAIGGYMWNPVRKTAIIGWEYAANELQTLF is encoded by the coding sequence ATGGAAACACAACACCATGCCGACTTTCAGCGAATTGCGGAAGCGATCACCTATATCAAATGTCATTTTAAAGAACAACCCTCTTTGGACCAGATTGCTGACCATGTACACGTTAGCCCATCTCACTTTCAGCGAATGTTTACCAATTGGGCGGGAACCACACCTAAGAAATTTTTGCAATACATCTCCATCGAGCATGCAAAAAAGGTGCTTCGCGTAGATCAGCAGTCCACCTTATTTGATACGGCATATGAAACAGGATTGTCCAGTACCAGTAGACTTCATGATCTGTTTATTGGTATAGAGGGAATGACACCAGCAGAGTATAAACATGGGGGACGCAATCTTCAGATTAAATTTTCATTCAAAGAAAGCCCGTTTGGAAGACTTATTGTTGCTTCTACAAACAAAGGGATTTGTTTCATTGGCTTCGTTGAGGACAATAAGGATGGACTGTGGCAATTATCTTCTCGATTTCCGAATGCTAGGACGATTGAAGAGCAAGACCCCATGCATGACCAAGTGCTTTCATTCTTTCAACAGGACTGGACACAGCTTCCACAGATTAAATTGCACCTCAAAGGAACAGATTTCCAATTAAAAGTCTGGGAGGCTTTGCTGAAGATACCTGTAGGTAGACTATCCACTTATGGTATGATAGCTGATGGACTTGGTAACCCCAAGGCTTCTCGTGCAGTAGGGACAGCCATTGGAAGTAATCCTATAGCTTACTTAATACCTTGTCATCGTGTCATCCAATCTACAGGCGCCATAGGTGGCTATATGTGGAATCCTGTACGCAAGACAGCCATAATAGGATGGGAATATGCCGCAAACGAATTACAAACCTTGTTTTAA
- a CDS encoding acyl-CoA carboxylase subunit beta, whose translation MNALIDVLKRKKEALALGGGIDKIQKHKKKGKLTAWERIHYLLDVDREFIEIGIFAGDGMYEEEGGCPNAGVVCVLGYVKDRQCVIVSNDATVKAGAWFPISCKKNLRAQEIAMENHIPIIYLVDSAGVFLPMQDEIFPDKEHFGRIFRNNAHMSAIGIPQISAIMGSCVAGGAYLPIMSDYAFIVEGTGSVFLAGPYLVKSSIGESVDAETLGGASTHSEISGVTDNKYPTDEACLDAIKGVMDKLGYPPKANFNRKEAKNPNPSAKRIIDILPLDRTKPYDMGQIINALVDEGTFEEYKKDYGKTIICGLARIEGWAVGIVANQREVVKAKKIGGAIEMQMGGVIYSDSADKSARFIMNCNQQSIPLVFLQDVTGFMVGSRSEQGGIIKDGAKMVNAMANSVVPKFTFIVGNSYGAGNYAMCGKAYDPRLIYAWPTAKMGVMSGAAAGKTLLQIQEAALKNRGVNITEQEESALLKSIEDKYNEQLSPYYAASRLWVDGIIHPDETRKVINLGIHAANHAPIEKRYNVGVLQT comes from the coding sequence ATGAATGCACTTATTGATGTTTTAAAGAGGAAAAAAGAAGCACTGGCCTTGGGGGGAGGTATCGACAAAATTCAGAAGCATAAAAAGAAGGGTAAACTCACCGCCTGGGAGCGTATACACTACCTACTGGATGTCGATCGCGAGTTTATCGAAATTGGTATTTTTGCCGGAGATGGTATGTACGAAGAAGAAGGAGGTTGTCCTAATGCAGGTGTCGTCTGCGTCTTAGGCTATGTCAAGGATAGACAATGTGTAATAGTCTCTAACGATGCAACAGTTAAAGCTGGAGCATGGTTTCCAATTAGTTGTAAGAAGAACCTCAGAGCACAAGAAATTGCAATGGAAAATCATATTCCCATTATTTATCTGGTGGATTCGGCAGGGGTATTTCTCCCTATGCAAGATGAGATTTTTCCTGATAAGGAGCATTTTGGTCGCATTTTTAGAAACAACGCGCATATGTCCGCTATTGGTATTCCACAAATATCGGCCATTATGGGAAGCTGTGTTGCTGGCGGAGCCTACTTACCGATCATGTCAGACTATGCTTTTATAGTAGAAGGTACTGGATCGGTATTTCTTGCGGGTCCATATCTTGTCAAATCCTCCATTGGAGAATCTGTCGATGCCGAGACATTGGGAGGGGCTTCCACACATAGTGAAATATCAGGTGTAACGGACAATAAATATCCCACAGATGAAGCTTGTCTAGACGCTATCAAGGGTGTGATGGATAAGCTGGGGTATCCACCTAAGGCCAATTTCAACCGTAAAGAAGCAAAAAATCCGAATCCCTCAGCCAAGCGAATTATCGATATTTTGCCATTGGATCGAACCAAGCCATATGATATGGGGCAAATTATCAATGCGCTTGTAGACGAAGGGACTTTTGAAGAATACAAAAAAGATTACGGGAAAACCATTATCTGTGGATTAGCTCGTATTGAAGGTTGGGCCGTCGGTATCGTAGCCAACCAACGCGAAGTCGTTAAAGCTAAAAAAATAGGTGGTGCTATTGAGATGCAAATGGGAGGAGTTATCTATAGTGATTCTGCAGATAAATCAGCCCGATTTATTATGAATTGTAATCAACAGTCCATTCCGTTGGTCTTTTTACAAGATGTAACCGGTTTTATGGTGGGGAGTCGATCTGAGCAAGGGGGAATCATCAAAGATGGGGCTAAGATGGTCAATGCCATGGCCAATTCTGTTGTTCCCAAATTTACGTTCATTGTAGGTAACAGCTATGGTGCAGGCAACTATGCCATGTGTGGAAAGGCCTATGATCCTCGTCTGATATACGCTTGGCCTACCGCAAAAATGGGTGTTATGAGTGGTGCGGCAGCGGGAAAGACACTCCTTCAAATACAAGAAGCTGCACTTAAGAATAGAGGGGTCAATATTACTGAGCAAGAGGAGTCTGCGCTTCTCAAAAGTATAGAAGATAAATACAATGAGCAGCTAAGCCCGTATTATGCCGCCTCACGACTTTGGGTAGATGGCATCATTCATCCTGATGAAACCCGGAAAGTGATCAACCTCGGAATACATGCTGCCAATCACGCACCAATCGAGAAGCGTTATAATGTAGGTGTCTTGCAAACATAA
- a CDS encoding acyl-CoA dehydrogenase family protein: MFVTNVDQMGLIRQSAANFAVNYIKPHIMEWDETQTFPVDLFKKMGEYGFMGILVPEEYGGAGLGYQEYITILDEISKVCGSIGLSVAAHNSLCTNHILSFANASQKEKYLPQLATGEWLGAWGLTETGSGSDAGGLTTIAEREGKYFVLNGSKNFITHAISGDVAVVIARTGRKGDKKGMTAFIIEKGTPGFSAGKKENKLGMRASETACLFFDNCRVHQDQVIGEEGQGFVQALKLLDGGRISIAALSLGIARGAYECALRYANEREQFNQKIFEFQAVSFKLAEMATQVEAAELLTRQAAFKKEAGEKSSKASAMAKLYASEVAVEVSNESVQIFGGYGFTKDYPAEKYFRDAKLCTIGEGTSSIQKMVIAREIQQDV; the protein is encoded by the coding sequence ATGTTTGTCACGAATGTAGATCAAATGGGTCTAATTAGGCAGAGCGCTGCCAATTTTGCTGTTAATTATATTAAGCCTCATATCATGGAATGGGATGAAACACAAACCTTTCCCGTCGATCTTTTTAAAAAAATGGGCGAATACGGCTTCATGGGGATATTGGTTCCTGAAGAATACGGAGGGGCTGGATTGGGGTACCAGGAGTATATCACCATATTGGATGAGATTTCTAAGGTCTGTGGTTCTATAGGACTATCCGTGGCCGCCCACAATTCGCTATGTACAAACCACATATTGAGCTTTGCCAACGCATCTCAAAAGGAAAAATATCTGCCCCAGCTAGCCACTGGGGAATGGCTAGGTGCCTGGGGATTGACGGAGACAGGTTCGGGATCTGACGCAGGAGGATTGACCACCATTGCAGAACGGGAGGGGAAGTATTTCGTATTGAATGGCTCGAAAAATTTCATAACCCATGCCATTAGTGGCGATGTGGCAGTTGTGATAGCCCGTACTGGCAGAAAAGGCGATAAAAAAGGCATGACAGCATTTATAATCGAAAAAGGTACACCCGGTTTTTCAGCAGGTAAAAAAGAGAACAAGCTGGGCATGCGCGCCTCAGAAACAGCGTGTTTATTTTTTGATAATTGTCGAGTCCACCAAGATCAAGTAATAGGAGAGGAGGGGCAAGGTTTCGTTCAGGCGCTCAAATTGTTAGATGGTGGCCGTATATCCATAGCCGCACTATCTTTGGGAATTGCTCGAGGAGCCTACGAATGCGCATTGCGATATGCCAATGAAAGGGAGCAATTCAATCAGAAAATATTTGAATTTCAAGCAGTAAGTTTTAAATTAGCTGAAATGGCGACACAAGTTGAGGCTGCTGAATTACTGACTAGACAAGCTGCATTTAAAAAAGAAGCAGGTGAAAAATCCTCAAAAGCCAGTGCAATGGCTAAGCTCTACGCCTCCGAAGTAGCGGTAGAAGTTTCTAATGAAAGTGTTCAAATCTTTGGAGGATATGGATTTACAAAGGATTACCCAGCTGAAAAATACTTTAGAGATGCTAAACTGTGTACCATTGGTGAAGGAACATCCAGTATACAGAAAATGGTTATAGCTAGAGAAATACAACAAGATGTCTAA
- a CDS encoding hydroxymethylglutaryl-CoA lyase, translating into MSKETRQVKLVECPRDAIQGIHQFIPTADKIDYINALIESNLFDCIDFGSFVSPKAVPQMADSAQVLEGLQLINDTKLLAIVANEKGTEEAASLSKIHFLGYPFSISEEFQRRNTNSDIKTSFRRLQNIVQIAHDNGKEVVAYLSMAFGNPYGEEWNEELVTYWLGEIANLGIIDFSLADTTGEANPFQITTLFEKAYKDFPKLDIGAHFHSSKTTGLLKIKAAYEAGCRKFDGAILGFGGCPFATDELVGNIAMEDLLFYFERGDPISILALEQQFNQMIKV; encoded by the coding sequence ATGTCTAAGGAAACGCGTCAAGTTAAATTAGTGGAGTGCCCTCGTGATGCGATACAGGGCATCCACCAGTTTATTCCAACTGCTGATAAAATAGACTACATAAACGCATTGATTGAGAGCAATCTCTTTGATTGTATAGATTTCGGTAGTTTTGTTTCACCCAAAGCGGTACCCCAAATGGCGGATTCGGCACAAGTTTTAGAAGGACTTCAGCTGATAAATGATACAAAATTGTTAGCAATCGTGGCCAATGAAAAAGGGACGGAAGAGGCTGCCTCTTTAAGCAAAATCCATTTCCTCGGCTATCCATTTTCCATATCTGAAGAGTTCCAAAGAAGAAATACCAACAGTGATATCAAAACCTCTTTCCGACGTCTCCAAAATATAGTTCAGATAGCACATGACAACGGTAAGGAAGTCGTGGCATACCTATCTATGGCATTTGGCAATCCATATGGAGAGGAATGGAACGAAGAGTTGGTCACATATTGGTTGGGTGAGATTGCTAATCTGGGTATTATTGATTTTTCACTTGCAGACACAACTGGGGAAGCAAATCCCTTTCAAATAACCACATTGTTTGAAAAAGCTTATAAGGATTTTCCTAAGCTAGATATAGGGGCACATTTTCATTCATCCAAAACCACTGGACTTTTGAAGATAAAAGCAGCTTACGAAGCTGGGTGCAGAAAGTTTGACGGAGCTATACTTGGCTTTGGCGGCTGTCCATTTGCGACCGACGAGCTTGTTGGAAATATTGCAATGGAAGATCTACTGTTTTATTTCGAGCGAGGCGACCCAATCAGCATACTTGCATTAGAGCAACAATTTAATCAAATGATTAAGGTATGA
- a CDS encoding enoyl-CoA hydratase/isomerase family protein, with translation MIYHYIKVVTQEHVCYLTLSRPDKRNAFTPTMVNEIDHALFQAEINSEIRLVVINAEGPVFCAGMDLNVFENPSLDKRNPSIQNKDISLGAAFAQLHKPSICIVEGDVYAGGFLIFLACTYVFAKPHVKFSLPEVKIGLFPFQVLASLLRHLPSNKALDMCIRASTYSALELKHMGIVFDLIEAQDDDNVQQLIHQLCLHAPLAIRKGFEALEKLQELGESARYPYLLKALNDLKTSEDFKEGLVAQREKRMPNWKNK, from the coding sequence ATGATATATCATTACATCAAAGTGGTAACACAAGAGCATGTTTGTTACCTGACTCTTTCTCGTCCCGACAAAAGAAACGCATTTACCCCAACAATGGTCAATGAAATTGACCATGCTTTATTTCAAGCAGAAATCAATTCAGAAATCAGACTTGTCGTTATCAACGCTGAAGGACCTGTTTTCTGTGCTGGTATGGATTTAAACGTTTTTGAAAATCCTAGCCTCGATAAGCGTAACCCATCTATACAAAATAAGGACATCTCTTTGGGAGCGGCTTTTGCTCAACTTCATAAACCATCGATATGCATAGTGGAAGGGGATGTATATGCCGGAGGTTTCCTAATCTTCTTGGCTTGTACGTATGTATTTGCCAAGCCTCATGTCAAGTTTTCACTGCCAGAGGTTAAGATTGGACTTTTTCCTTTCCAAGTATTAGCGTCCTTATTGCGACATTTACCTTCAAACAAGGCCTTGGATATGTGTATTCGGGCAAGCACATATTCAGCTCTCGAATTAAAGCACATGGGAATAGTATTTGATTTGATAGAAGCACAGGATGATGATAACGTTCAACAGTTGATCCACCAACTTTGCTTACATGCCCCACTCGCGATACGAAAAGGATTTGAAGCTCTGGAAAAGTTGCAAGAATTAGGTGAATCAGCGCGATATCCATACCTATTGAAAGCTTTAAACGATCTGAAGACTTCTGAAGATTTCAAAGAAGGGCTAGTCGCGCAAAGAGAGAAAAGAATGCCAAACTGGAAGAACAAATAG
- a CDS encoding DUF4198 domain-containing protein, whose protein sequence is MKNITKPVILMILLLLGGQVAMAHAIWIESVSVAKKNQSQEVKVFYGEYASGEIEKTDKWYSDLKNIEVWLHTPSKKRVKLQLEDKQDYLLSSFLPSEDGVYYITTVHTAKELGGTTKYEFSSFLPVKVGKETVNRDMSIVQPLSVSVQTDISGQNSKINALVSKNGKPLENAEVIVMSSSGWSKTFKSDSQGQVSFEPLWKGAYVTEASQYLPEAGNWGGKAFTHAWQGSTTFFEIK, encoded by the coding sequence ATGAAAAATATTACCAAACCTGTTATTCTAATGATCCTACTCCTTCTAGGAGGGCAAGTGGCAATGGCACACGCCATTTGGATTGAAAGTGTATCTGTAGCTAAAAAAAACCAATCTCAAGAGGTTAAAGTGTTTTACGGTGAATACGCAAGCGGCGAAATCGAGAAGACCGACAAATGGTATTCGGATTTAAAAAATATTGAAGTGTGGTTACACACTCCAAGTAAAAAGCGTGTTAAACTACAATTAGAAGACAAGCAGGATTACTTACTATCGTCTTTTTTGCCTTCTGAGGATGGTGTTTATTATATTACGACAGTACACACGGCAAAAGAACTTGGGGGTACGACCAAATACGAGTTTTCTTCCTTTCTTCCTGTAAAAGTTGGCAAGGAGACTGTTAATAGAGATATGTCCATCGTTCAACCTTTGTCGGTCAGCGTACAAACAGATATTTCTGGTCAAAATTCCAAAATAAATGCGTTGGTATCTAAGAATGGGAAGCCGCTCGAGAATGCTGAAGTGATTGTGATGTCGTCTTCAGGTTGGAGTAAAACGTTCAAAAGCGATAGTCAAGGTCAAGTTTCTTTTGAACCACTCTGGAAGGGTGCCTATGTTACAGAAGCTTCTCAATATCTGCCAGAAGCCGGTAATTGGGGTGGGAAGGCCTTTACACATGCATGGCAGGGATCCACTACCTTTTTTGAAATTAAATAA
- a CDS encoding PepSY-associated TM helix domain-containing protein, protein MNLRRYNIYFHTHTISGIIICALLYVIFFAGSFSFFKDEISAWQKNSSYEANRGLVKRDYNFLMDSLSSTHNLKGRDFSFYLKRNSFSTYVDMTPSNDTTVSKKPMPKKEGRKRGRGREKNDDSAYFTYDFAKRQTSDYTQSYDMGEFLYRLHFLAQLNQVPINIGTPFGYLVAGIVSFLFLFALITGLLLHWDKIKSNFFTFRPWNKWKTVWTDIHTALGVIGFPFQFMFAVTGVVLIVNFVLMTPYSKVLYKGEEAKIYQDLQYNDASKYEYTYKPLNKDFDLTTFVAGVEKRWPGSVVSRIFIKNYQDDNMHVIVEAKPNPKENFAGAGKLTYRVKDDKIISEKSANSESSYIDNIKALIYHLHFGDFGGKPLRVVYFVLGVMGCVVIISGILIWLVARDKNNVPAYKRKFNFWTANIFMASCLSMLPVTAFTFIMLKVLNSPTQADIYHWYFYSWLVLSVYFIARRSIALTNKQSVLLSVILCLLVPIANGVFGGNWIWVSFRSNAFDILTIDVLFLLLSLAALFVYLKIRKKVDHK, encoded by the coding sequence ATGAATCTGAGAAGATACAATATCTATTTTCATACGCATACTATAAGCGGGATTATCATATGCGCATTATTGTATGTTATATTCTTTGCGGGGTCCTTTTCTTTTTTCAAAGACGAAATTTCTGCTTGGCAAAAAAACTCATCCTACGAAGCTAATCGCGGACTCGTCAAAAGGGATTACAACTTTTTAATGGATTCCCTATCCAGTACACATAATTTAAAGGGAAGGGATTTCTCTTTTTATTTAAAACGTAATAGTTTCAGTACTTACGTCGATATGACTCCTTCGAATGACACGACTGTAAGTAAGAAACCAATGCCGAAAAAAGAGGGGCGAAAAAGAGGGCGCGGAAGAGAAAAGAATGATGATTCGGCATATTTTACCTATGATTTTGCGAAGCGGCAAACGTCAGATTATACACAATCGTATGATATGGGTGAATTTCTATATCGGCTACACTTCCTTGCGCAATTAAATCAGGTACCTATCAATATAGGTACACCATTCGGCTATCTAGTGGCAGGCATTGTTTCCTTCTTGTTTTTATTCGCGTTGATTACTGGACTATTGTTGCACTGGGACAAAATTAAATCTAACTTTTTCACTTTTAGGCCATGGAATAAATGGAAAACAGTATGGACGGATATCCATACTGCTCTTGGTGTCATCGGATTCCCTTTTCAATTCATGTTTGCTGTGACGGGAGTGGTCCTTATTGTTAACTTTGTCTTAATGACCCCTTATAGTAAGGTGCTGTACAAGGGAGAGGAGGCAAAGATTTATCAAGATTTGCAATACAATGATGCCTCCAAATATGAGTATACCTATAAACCGCTTAATAAAGATTTCGATCTAACAACATTTGTGGCGGGTGTCGAAAAAAGATGGCCTGGGTCCGTAGTGAGTCGTATATTCATCAAAAACTATCAAGATGATAATATGCACGTGATCGTCGAAGCTAAGCCTAACCCTAAGGAAAACTTTGCAGGAGCAGGTAAGTTGACCTACCGAGTTAAAGACGACAAGATCATCAGTGAAAAATCAGCGAATAGCGAATCATCTTATATCGATAATATAAAGGCACTCATATATCACCTGCACTTTGGAGATTTTGGAGGAAAACCACTACGCGTCGTTTACTTTGTTCTAGGAGTAATGGGGTGCGTTGTTATCATTTCCGGAATTCTCATCTGGTTGGTAGCCCGTGACAAAAATAACGTGCCTGCCTATAAAAGAAAATTCAACTTTTGGACTGCGAATATTTTCATGGCATCCTGTCTAAGCATGTTGCCGGTGACTGCATTTACGTTTATCATGTTAAAGGTATTGAACTCGCCAACGCAAGCAGATATCTACCATTGGTATTTCTATTCTTGGCTGGTATTGAGTGTGTATTTTATAGCACGGCGTAGTATCGCACTTACCAATAAGCAATCTGTATTACTTTCTGTAATCCTATGTCTATTGGTACCTATTGCGAATGGAGTTTTTGGGGGGAATTGGATTTGGGTAAGTTTTCGGTCAAATGCTTTTGATATCCTAACAATTGATGTGCTCTTCTTGCTGCTGTCACTTGCCGCTTTATTTGTCTATCTCAAAATCCGTAAGAAGGTAGATCATAAATAA
- a CDS encoding HdeD family acid-resistance protein gives MAQTFLKSIRSTIKNWYIPLIIGILLVALGIYVMTTPIESYLALAFLFSWSFLLTGVLQIIFAVNNKDEMDNWGWQLAGGILYAVFGLFLIVNPEVSIATLPLVVGFYVLFYSISSLGAAFDLRNYGAENWGWVAVFSILGLLFAFVLLWNPVFAGLSLVIWTAISIITAGFVAIVTSFQLKRIKDIAKKIPSDIRERMEKLRMEYYDAMRNK, from the coding sequence ATGGCACAGACGTTTTTAAAATCAATCCGTTCTACAATAAAGAACTGGTACATCCCTTTAATCATAGGTATTTTATTGGTAGCTCTCGGAATATATGTAATGACAACGCCAATAGAGTCTTATTTGGCCCTAGCATTTCTATTCAGTTGGTCTTTCTTATTAACAGGAGTGTTGCAAATCATTTTTGCAGTCAACAATAAGGATGAAATGGACAATTGGGGTTGGCAGCTGGCAGGCGGTATCTTGTATGCCGTCTTTGGTTTATTTCTAATTGTCAATCCAGAAGTATCGATTGCCACCCTTCCACTAGTCGTTGGATTTTATGTTCTTTTCTATTCAATAAGTTCTCTAGGCGCGGCATTTGATCTTCGGAATTACGGTGCTGAAAATTGGGGCTGGGTAGCTGTGTTTAGTATTTTAGGACTTTTATTTGCATTTGTTTTATTATGGAATCCAGTATTTGCGGGTTTGTCATTGGTAATATGGACGGCAATATCAATCATCACGGCAGGATTCGTAGCAATAGTGACCTCTTTCCAACTGAAGCGGATAAAAGATATTGCCAAGAAAATTCCTTCAGACATAAGAGAGCGCATGGAAAAATTGAGAATGGAGTACTACGACGCTATGCGAAACAAATAG
- the aspA gene encoding aspartate ammonia-lyase — MEGMRTESDLLGELEVPSAAYYGVQTQRAIDNFKISNHKLGQYPQFVKALGIVKLGAAEANMEMNILPSPIFEAIKFASKALIDGKYTDQFPIDMIQGGAGTSVNMNANEVIANIALEYLGKKKGDYQFCSPNDHVNLSQSTNDAYPTALKIALYDMHLTLLESLKHLQVSFGVKAEEFKSVIKMGRTQLQDAVPMTLGQEFGGYANALGKELNSLSFAAMQLLEINMGATAIGTGLNALPGYAKLCTAKIAKLFNEHVRLADNLVEATWDTSAFVAYSSALKKLSIKLSKICNDLRLLTSGPRSGLFEINLPAKQPGSSIMPGKVNPVIPEVVNQVCFKIIGNDTTVSFAAEAGQLELNVMEPIIGFSLMESIQYLTNAIDTLRESCIEGITANAEHLKREVQNSIGIVTALNPHIGYKASTKIAKEALETGRSVYVLVLEQGLLSQERLDEILDPKNMLGPTV, encoded by the coding sequence ATGGAAGGAATGAGAACCGAATCAGATTTATTAGGAGAGCTTGAGGTGCCTAGCGCTGCGTATTATGGAGTCCAGACCCAGCGAGCAATTGATAATTTCAAAATATCCAATCACAAACTTGGTCAGTACCCACAGTTTGTTAAGGCTTTAGGCATAGTAAAGTTAGGCGCCGCAGAAGCGAATATGGAGATGAATATATTGCCATCGCCAATTTTTGAGGCCATAAAATTTGCCTCAAAAGCTTTAATAGATGGAAAGTATACCGATCAATTTCCAATTGATATGATACAAGGCGGAGCCGGAACATCGGTCAACATGAATGCAAATGAGGTTATTGCGAATATAGCCCTTGAATATCTTGGGAAAAAGAAAGGAGACTATCAATTTTGTTCGCCTAATGACCATGTTAATCTCTCCCAGTCAACTAACGATGCATATCCTACTGCACTAAAAATAGCCTTATACGATATGCATTTGACTTTGTTGGAATCACTCAAGCACCTGCAAGTATCATTCGGCGTGAAAGCCGAAGAATTCAAGAGCGTGATCAAAATGGGACGCACCCAGTTGCAAGATGCAGTACCGATGACTCTAGGGCAGGAATTTGGAGGGTATGCTAATGCGCTGGGAAAAGAGTTGAATTCATTATCGTTTGCAGCAATGCAATTGTTAGAAATCAACATGGGGGCTACCGCTATTGGTACAGGTCTCAATGCTTTGCCTGGATATGCAAAATTGTGTACAGCCAAGATTGCCAAGCTTTTCAACGAACACGTACGGCTGGCAGATAATCTGGTGGAGGCCACTTGGGATACCAGCGCTTTTGTGGCTTATTCTTCGGCATTGAAAAAATTAAGCATCAAACTCTCTAAAATCTGTAACGATTTACGGCTTCTGACCTCGGGACCAAGGTCGGGTCTATTTGAAATCAATTTACCTGCAAAGCAGCCAGGCTCATCTATCATGCCTGGAAAAGTAAACCCCGTGATACCCGAGGTTGTCAACCAAGTTTGTTTTAAGATTATAGGAAATGATACAACAGTCTCTTTTGCTGCTGAAGCAGGACAATTGGAATTGAACGTCATGGAGCCCATTATCGGTTTTAGTCTTATGGAGTCGATACAATATCTCACAAATGCAATCGATACCCTACGGGAATCCTGTATAGAAGGTATTACGGCCAATGCCGAACATCTAAAAAGGGAAGTGCAGAATAGTATAGGTATTGTTACTGCCCTTAATCCTCATATTGGATATAAAGCAAGTACAAAAATCGCCAAAGAAGCCCTAGAGACGGGACGAAGTGTATATGTATTGGTACTGGAACAAGGGCTACTTTCACAAGAAAGGCTCGACGAAATATTAGACCCTAAGAATATGCTGGGACCTACAGTTTAA